TACGCCGATTTGTGATAGCTTAGCGGCAAGCTGATTGATATCTGGCAAAGGGTGACGACCGCCATGCTTTTGAATGGGGCTAGACAAATCGCGTTTAAGATCTAGAAAATAGGCTCCCTCAATATGACTCTCTTGATATTGATTAAATCCTAGTTCTTGATTCATTAACGAATATCGACAGTCCAAAATTACGAGTTGTGGATCGTGAAGATGAGTATGGAGCCATGCTGACGAAACTACATGGCGATTATCACAATTTCTAAATATTGTTGATTTCATAGCATTTATACAGGTAATTCAAGATTCTCTAAGTTTTCTGGTTTCAGATCTCTTTCCATCAGTCCTTCAACTGACTGCTGTAATGTAATTTCTCCTTTCAGCAATCGATAAACATAACGCGATACTGGCACACTAATTTTTTCGCGATCGCAAATTTCGATCAATACATTAGCCGTATTAACACCTTCAGCCGTACCCTGCACATTTGAGATCGCCTCTTCGAGACTTTTACCCTGTGCGATCGCATAGCCAACTTGATAATTGCGACTGAGATTACTATTGCAAGTTGCTAATAGATCTCCTAAACCCGATAAGCCCCAAAAAGTTTCAGGTTGCGCCCCAAAGTAAACTCCGACCCGAATAATTTCGATCAGCGATCGCGTAATCAATGCAGATTTGGCATTTGTGCCTAGATTTAAACCATCACAAGCACCAACAGCGATCGCAATTACATTTTTGAGCGTGCCACCCAATTCCACCCCGATAGGATCGGAATTGGTATAGACCCTGAAATTTCTGGATGCAAAAATATTTTGAATAAACTGGGCAGCACTTTCATGGTTACTTGCTACTACTGTCGCCGCAGGTTGACCAGCCATAATTTCTTTAGAGAGATTTGGACCAGATAAAACCACAAGAGGATGAGCGGGGAGTAGCGATCGCCAAATTTGTGATGGTGTTTGTCTCGTAATTGGCTCTAAGCCCTTAGTAGCACTAACTAAAACTACATCGGGCAATAACTTAGCTGTTTGTAATTGTTCGGCGATCGCGCGTACCCCTTTGATTGAGACTGCGGAGATGATGGCATCACTATTACTGACCATTTCTGCTAGGGATACTTGACTTTGGCGTGACCAAATTTGTACATGATGTTGATTGGTTTGTACTAGATTTGCTAGTGCCGATCCCCATGCACCAGATCCAATGATAGTCACATTTTTTAAGTCTGATTTCATGTTTTAGGTAGTTGTTAGGAAAGCAATTGCCAAAATGTTTAAATCTACAGAGCTTTGTGCTCAGGGGGTGTTTGATCGAAACCTGCTGTAAAAATTAGTGCAGAAGAAAAGTAATTACACTCATCTATGTAGAATCCAAGCACTAGCAAAAACAAGACTAGAAGCCAGACTCCAGATCAAGACGGTGATATAATAGCGTGCAAAAGCCTCTCAAAAACTAAAACCCTTGCTAGTTAGATATTGATCGTCTTTAATTATCAATATCACATCAAGAGCTTTGATTGATGAGGAGTACTTTCGCTCATTTCTTGAGGAAGGCTAGCAACAATGA
This window of the Pseudanabaena sp. BC1403 genome carries:
- a CDS encoding NAD(P)H-dependent glycerol-3-phosphate dehydrogenase, with protein sequence MKSDLKNVTIIGSGAWGSALANLVQTNQHHVQIWSRQSQVSLAEMVSNSDAIISAVSIKGVRAIAEQLQTAKLLPDVVLVSATKGLEPITRQTPSQIWRSLLPAHPLVVLSGPNLSKEIMAGQPAATVVASNHESAAQFIQNIFASRNFRVYTNSDPIGVELGGTLKNVIAIAVGACDGLNLGTNAKSALITRSLIEIIRVGVYFGAQPETFWGLSGLGDLLATCNSNLSRNYQVGYAIAQGKSLEEAISNVQGTAEGVNTANVLIEICDREKISVPVSRYVYRLLKGEITLQQSVEGLMERDLKPENLENLELPV